A segment of the Vespula pensylvanica isolate Volc-1 chromosome 9, ASM1446617v1, whole genome shotgun sequence genome:
TTCTACCCAAGAAATGTTTATCTCTATCGCGGGTAAATCCTCTGTGACAAAGATAGCACAAGTCTATCAAATAACTGTACTTCAATGTAGAATTCTGTATGGCATAACTTAATACTTTTGAAAATGGATCCAACAGTCCCTAAAATGGAATAAgacataataaaattgttttcagaCTCACAAATACAGTCTGCTTGGTACAATATTACTTTCGATTGTTGTATGCCTGGAACTTTTAATACAGAAATCATAATTCGTAATAATGGCAAAGTGTCTTCGATAGATGAGAGCATTAACACAAGTCTACGAAATAATCCATCAAATTGTGTTAATAATCCACTCCATGTTGCTGCCCCAGGACCTAAACCTGCTTCCAATGGCAAGCAATCCAAATAACAAGCTATGTTGTGGAGTATTATTGGTAAACGTTCCACTGGTAGAGACTTTTTTGCATTTAGAGTCtaggatttttatttataatcagataaattattcttttatcaaaaacaaattaaaaaaatatatatttttattacctcTAACAATAACTGTAAAGGTGCTATTGGATTCAGTTCATTAAAATCAACTAAAGCTTGTGCAACACTTTTGAAGAACTGCATTCGTGTAGATTCTGTAAATGGATATAACATTTCtgatatcatataaatattatatcatataaaaatatagatgcATATGCTGTACCATTAAGGTGTGTTTGGAACATTTGCATGAATATTCCATTAGGCGCTAGTTGATGAAGGACACATCTTAGAAATTGATGAGCCACGCTAATCGCACCACCAGGTAGATGCATGTTAGTTTCGCTCTGCCATGGATACATTGCATGTAAAGCCACTCTaaaagtttttcatttatctttgcTCATCTTTcataaacatttaattatatgaatataatatacttactttGTTACTACACTAAGAATTTCTGGTAAAAGAGGCGCAGCTAAGGACGGTTCACGATGTATGAACGTTCCtaaaataatgatacaaaGACCAAGTTCTTCATCAgagtattcttcttttatagttCCACAATCAGAGCACCTGTATAACATAAGTGAAGAATAACTACAATTTACAAACTACAGATAGACTTTATTATgtatcttaataaatatacctATCATATACGCAGTCATCACCAATACGAAATAAACTttgtttcaaattaaaatttgcaTGATATGCTTGTTGAGATACATAATCTAAATTTGATTGTATTTGCGGACCAGACCTAcagcaaatataaataattaatttctttttttgcaatattttaaaaaatattatataaatattatatattatataaatatttaatgctTACCATGAATTCATATGTCTTGCAAATGCTACATCCGGAGCTGTCACCGTTCCTACTTTTCGAGGCTTATCTCTTTGTATGCGTATCTGATCTTTTGATTTAGTTTTTTTCTCCTGTTCAAATATTCGTGAATTAAAATCTATTCCCTCGATGGCTGGAGGAGGTGATTCTAAAGCTACTTGTTTGATTAATCTTCTAGGACTTGCTGATCTACTCGAATGTATCTCATTTGATGTTGGCATAAGTGAGGTAgactagaaagaaaaagataataatttattgctataataatatcgtaataaaagtgtatttaataatatttattacttgataattatcattaaatcaatcattattattattgcttgACATCATACTATTATGTTTTAAACATACCATGTTTTCTGACGTAATGCTGTCTTGCTTTAAGGAAGTAATGGTTTCATCCTTgacatcgttattttttttattagtatctacataaaaataatataattagtaGCATGTcaaattagtattatatagGTTTAtcaagatatttaaaataccaTCGATGTCGGTTACACCAAGTGCTTGTCGAACACGTTCAGCGAGGCGGGATATGTCCCTTTGTGGACCAACAGGTAAAAGTCTTTCAGGCATGGGAAATTCAAGTTGAGAAATACTTCGTGGACTGGTAACATCGCTAGACATACAAGTTTCACTGTCTTGTTCGAACGATGAACCTTAGAAAAAttgtgtaatattattaaacaaataataaatatttccatttcatttgttataataaacaaaCTTACTGACTGTCAACACGTCCATTTTAGAAAGGGGTGATTCTGGAGATCCATATGCATCCTCGCATCGCAATACACGTTGGGAAGTTCTTGAAGCTAAAGTAAGAAATCAAAGTTATCTTTCATAgttttgtttcatattttttcataaaggatattagaattttattaaccTGTTAGTCGAGTTGTACCAATTGGTAATAATCGCTCGATCGTCGGCGTTGTCATCGGAAGTTGTGGGCTTCCTAACCAACTGGCATGTTGTCCATTCTCTGTACTTGTAATTTGAGAAGATATAGAACTCATCGCAGGTGAACTAGATTGGTCACTGCTAGTAACTGTAATAGCTTGGCATGGAGAGACTGGCGATACTATAGTTGTTGGCTGTTCCACGTGTTTTTGTCGACCTAACTGTTTAGAGTTTGGTGAATCTGCCATTTTTGGTATAGAAGGAGGTGTTTTCTCTGCTGGCGGTTCATATCTGTGATAATAGAAATCAATTATTCACTTGGAATGtcgtaaaatttgaaatttacgaTCAATTaaatgatcattttttataccTTTGAATATGAGATATACTTGTAGCTACAGCAAAGGCACTAGACAATCCAAATGGCCTCGCAGATATATTATCTCCATTAAAGTGTAATTgacctttttcttctgttattGATACTTTTGACATTGATGGCTGTTTAGAGGATTCGTGCTGTCCACCTAGAAAAGTACTTGTTACCATCATTTTGACACCTTCGTGAACGCTCCACTTTTTTTGAGTTCCAAATTTGTTAGCCTGTTGTAACGATAATATTTAGTCCGTAATTCTCCAAAAATATCACCGTAAGTTTAACTAATTAACTTACTTGATGCGTATCATCCTCGCTTCCTAAAAACCAAGTTGGTCTTGTTGCTGGCATTCCGGATTTCAATCGATTCGAATGATTAACTTCAATTTTTCCAACTATATCACTGGTTGTAGACGTTCTGGCACCATGTATAGAGGCACTTCGAGTGACAACAGCTGTACTTTCCTCCAGTTCGCCAAGAGATCCTCCACTACTACCATGCAAGGTGCTGTCAGATTTTGGACTCTCTGGTATTGCAGCCAGCTCGGACTCCGTATCATCCGCATTGATCGAACAGCTTTATACAGGCATTCACAATAGCGAAAATTGTAACAAGCAGCTACTGACATAAGCACAGGCAGGTGTAACAGCAGGTGTGAATTCATTATTCTCCGGGATaacattgtttaaaaaatgaccgaaacgaaaatttttgaaagttGAATTTTGAAGGCGAATATAATAAAGTTGTAGTTATAGCTAATTTATTTAGAAGGCAATGATAAAGCTAAGTTcataagaaaataacattGATCGTTGTTACTCATAAACACGTATTTATCCTGGTCTGTTTGGATTTgttctaatttttaaatataatataatagaaagatgtagttatataaattatcgtatAGCATAACTATTTCGAGAATCAGTAAAATTCTCTAAAAGTTTTCTAAAAGTGCATATACAGAATAATGCATGAAAGTGCAAAATTCATACGTAACAGCTACGTGTGACATTCCaaaaaggggagaagaaatgctttctatttttcgttgAAAGTATTGTATCACCTAAAATGCtcgatgtaatattttattaaatagacCTTGAGTGTTTGTTTGTGTAGCGACAAGGTGGGCCACTCTCTTCCCAATGAGTTTCCATTGCAAGAGATTGACTGTGAATAGCACTTGGACTACGTTGATGAACCGATATCAATGGTGTACGTATCGGTGGACTTTCGCTGTCAAATTCACCCATTGCACTGGCCGCCAACTCATGATCTACTCCAAGAGATGGCTGTGATACATCTACAGTAATTTTGATCGCATTAATCTCTATTcagttataaatataaatttgaatttatatatttaccacGTGATCTAGAAGGAGGTCCACCCATTACCACTGTAGCCGGTATTCTCTTACATTGATGATGCTGTGCATCGAGTGTATTCAatactatttttatcaaaGCTTGTAATTGATTACACCACGGTTGTTGACTGTATTGACactaaaaaatatcaaatagtGTTGTATtgtgattaaattatttatcagatCAGAGTATTTCAATTTCTaccttatataatataacaagaaGAGACATCAACCAAGATCGTCTAATATGTGGTTCTAAATACCAAAGACTATATGTAGGTTGTTGATGATCTGTTGGAGGAACACCTTGCGGTGGACAAGGACAATGTTGTAATATAGCCAAAACTGGTGGTGTCATTACCCAACCCATTACATGATTTTGATCCAATAGTTGTGGTAAATTAGCCACGAAGACATTGAATACTGGAGAAAGtctatttataaaagagaaattattttttctgcaCTATATACATACCACACTTTTTGTTACGTAAATAAGatcttttctcgaaataagaaatataaagatgtTACCTCAATCTTTGTGGAGAAATGTGGAATGTTCGTTCTGTTTGATTATATCCtaacaaaagatataaatgtCGTAAAACTATTCCTTGAGTCTTTGATAATGGTTTTTCATCTGTCGGATATGcctattgaaattttatacaaattaaattttataatatataaatttatttaaattttatcaatactaACTTACTTGATCTTGTCTAGAAAGAAATtgcattaaaagaaaaactaataaatGAATGGTTTCTTTATCAGCTTCTTCAAAGTCAACAATTTTATGCGTATAATTTGGTAAAGTACCGCCTTCGTCGACCATATTCAATGAATGTACATGGCCatctgtaaatattaaattacatcaaatctctttttattaacaatactaaaacaaaagtaaatgATTAGATTacttgaaagaaaatcgttttatttatatgtcaCATGCCAGTATATATTACCTAGTGAATGAGAGGTATTACATTTTTTGCTTATTGAAATCAATTTCGGACaaatttccattattttctatgATCTATTTTAAGGCTATACAAGttctatattttatgttatattgtCTAAGAAGCACAGTGAACGAACATGCATAtgttaaaaaagtataagCCACCGCAATCAttcattcgataaataaatgaaaaaagggaatCGTGCAAAGCATGTGTgcatacattattattaaaatatttatgctTAATTTTTGTCcagatagaaatgaaaatattttacgcgGAGTACGATGTAAGTTAAAATTTAAAtggaagagataaaagaaaaatgttatttatccGAAGAGGTTATTAAAATGCGTTTAAtcaggaaaacaaaaatttgtttaatttatattccaaTTTTATCGGAACATTGTTGGACTTACCAGACGATCCGCATATAAAAGTTACGTTTTAAAGTCCTGATATATTACGTTGATCGCGTATACAAAGGGGGAACatttatgcatacatatattattcgtatCTAAAAGCGATGCAATTGCAACTACACTACCTGAAATACTGTTATTAGGTGGGGTGGGCCCCAGCAACTGACCCAGTCCGAATCTGGAGCTCTTGCGCTTCAAAATAGGTGCGGAATATTGTCGACTATagatcttttccttttctgtaAGCGGGAAACAGGGAACAATGATGCTAATACATTGAAAATCATGATGATGCGACGTGCATCGTGATTATTTTAATCAGCTAATTTCGTAAATACTAAGTCTAAAAGGTTTGAAtatgtagaaataatattgactGTCtgctaaaaaattattcattctctATATCCTTCCCACTTTATTTACAATTGTTTGTCCCTCCGTTAACTGTAATATAATCAGAGGTCTAATAATCGTAGTAATCGTTCTAtcgtataaatagaataattgaTTGTAAAGAGTAATAGGAAAAGATCatttaaaatgatttgttTACTAAACCTGACATTAATAACTGTTATGGTCAAACATCGCCTTCATTCAAGTTATAAATACCTTGTTTAGTATCCTGCCTGGGGATCATCGATGCGGGTGCTGACATAGTTCGTTTATATGGCCATTTCGTTCCGAAATTCGCGCTCAGAGTTTTTACGGAACTTGTTCCACTTCCATCGGATTGAGAAAGCGCTTCGTGAGCTCTGTGTAATTTCTTCATGAAAATCTCACTATTCAAATCAGTATTTCTGAGATCTATGCGAAGGATATATTGATCGTAATATCACTATCCTCCTTTGAAAAAAGTtcctcgaataaaataaaatacaaaccGCGTAAATAAACTATATCTCCAGATTTCTCTAAATTGATTTGAGCCTCGAGAAATACTGCGTCAAAACGATTGAGAAAGAATTCCCAAGTTAAAATACGGCGGTCACTTAAGCAATTGTGAAGTTGATACAGCGATTGTAACACCATTGGTCGATCTTCGATTACTAAGTCGAATTGAGTTTCCAAACAAAGAATTAAAGACTGGAAACATGGAATATTCATGTTACATAATAAACTTGCAAAATTatggataaaaattaaaagacacCACTTACACGTACGGAAGTATCATGGATTGTACCAAGATAAAGAGTAGCTCTTTGTGCGACATAGACGTTGCTATCGTCCATACTGGTGATTAAATAACAGAAAGCAATTGCTAATGCAGCTTGCAGACTCAAAACGTTTCGTAATGGCGTCGAATCCATAAATCTAGCGATCAACGTTACTCTTTCCACTAAATACaagtgatattattattattcgatttgatataataaaaatataaagtagtTCTTTCCCGTTTACCTGCTAAAAATCTGATACGCCAATCAGAATTTTGAAATTCTTCTTTGATCAAGCGACAAAATGTATCGGTTCCGCAAGGTAGTGTCACACAATGCAACAGCAGAGGTACAGTAACTTCAGCTATGTGAGAATATTCAGCATTCAAAAGTTCCCACAAgctaagtatttatatttaaatatttattaatcttttttagaAACTATTTTATAGATCGACGCGCAATTGAAATCATAAGAACTTACTTtcttatcaataaattttcttgacACCAAATGAAAAAGCCTTGATGGTCTTTTACCGCTGTATTAAATGCATCCCCATACAAACACATAACATTTAAACATTGCAACATGTAATACAAAATGTCGGCTTTGTCGATAGTCTGAATCTCCTAGAATcatcaacgataataataatcactgACTCGTAATGTTTAAAGTtcctatatataatttgattataacCTTAAGAagtttgtgtatatattgtaaCTGTTCGGGTAATTCATCGATGGAAAATCGAAACTTGCCAACGGAAGTTTGCCAAAAATCGTCGAGCTCATTCTCCGGACTACAGTTCAAAGGTTGATCATTTTCTCCTATGAGATGTGGTTTCGCTACGCTAACCGTTGCCGTagctaaaattatttttatcaaagaatcTTATGTAGCAAACAGTTGGtttaaacaagaagaaaagatcaaTAACAAAAACATTAGACTCACCAACATCGGTATCCGAAAGGGTAACAGCTCGTGCTACGGCAGACATGACTTTTTCAGCTGGCATGATAGCCGCAAGATCCAATTGCTCCGAAACTGTTTCTACTGTGGCTGTCATGATCTGTTCGAAGAACTGATATAAACGATCAAAATACCCGTTATTGCACGACATAGATTAGCCTACCGTGTTTTATGGTCATACAGGCCATTTCGTAGTAGAAgttggaagagaaagaaagagaggaagaacaTAGAGTTTAGACGAGCAGCATGCTGCGTTGTTAGCACAGATAGGTGTTGTACACAATGTGATTCAGTGTATTCGGTAGAGCGtacatctctttttttgtttgttttttagcATATAATTACAACATATAGAAACAAAACGTACGTGAGGCATATGGACGAGAACACCACCAACGGAATGTAACTCTGGAACTGGCATATTAATGACAACATCTGGCTTCGAATCGCTTTTCCTAGTAGATTCTGGCGAACCCTTACGGCCGTGATCTTCCACTGTTTCATCGATTATCGTCTAAAAGCATAAATTCTCTTAAATAGCAAGttctttaatcattttaataataatcaacttACATCCGGTGGATACGCCGGATTTTCTGGAGCCATGTAAGTGACCAATTGTAAACACAGTTGGTGCCATATTACTCTTGATTCGCAATAACTGCATTCGTTTTTAGAGTCACATATATGACAATTGTTCCAGTTTGATGCTACTATTGATTTCATAAGATGACACGCGTTTTTACAGACCGAGGAGTTGATGCCAGTGTGTTTATCAACATCTTGTAGCTCCATCTtttaacagaagaaaaaaaaatctgattaATCAATCAAAACTTTTAGACGTTCTctcgttttaaatatatcgttttaagTTACCTGCTTTAATAGAATATCGAGCATAAGAATGCAACAAGATAAGTTTAATTCCGCGTTGGTATTAAATTCCATATGTCTTGGGATAGGAATAGCATCATCGGAAAGAGGCGTTGATTTGCCTGATTCATTTTCTACGACTGAACTTACAAAAAGaagtatttaaatttcatGAACAAGGGTAGAGTTGCACTCAAACTTcctaattatatttactactTACATATCGTATTGTCACCTTCATTTTTCATAGCTTTATTAGGTTTTTCTTCAGATTCTGTCGTGTTCATTTTCCCCATTACCGCGACTCCATCACTGAACATCGAGAACAATTGACATAACGGAATCATAATTTCTAACATTGTCAAAGTCTGAAGCCAATTAAGTGCTTGTTCTTGCACTTTTGGACTGGTATTGATAAATCTTTTCGCTACGAAATTATACATCTTTTTTGCATCAAAACCTAACGGGCTCATATCTGGATCTAAAATTTTACTGCAATTCAGACACAATAATAAGATGTTAAAATTGATAACAGCTGTGTATCGATGAAAACAAATGTAATCATAGATAATGTGTAGATACCAAAGAATCATCTTTAGTTCGTGAAGTTCATGTTCCGGTACGTCGTTAACCATTGCTTCCATCCAATGTGGCATCACGTAATCCCATACGTCGGTTGTGATTACCTCGTAAGGAACCAAGCAAAAAAGCCGATTTAAACCGTCTTTCAAATGTGACGTTCTCGAGGCCAAAGTCTCcctaattaaataatgaataatctATCTCGGTTAAGtttcatttattacattaaaacaTCAATTATGATTTCGCATACTTACAGGTACTTTAGAAAAACTTTTGAAACGGTTCTTACCAATGACCTCCGACTCTAACGTAATCAGCTGGATGTGGTAAAAGACAGGAAATGAAGACGTCGTAATGGGTTTTCATAACTTTAGATAGCCAACCACAGACGTACTCGGTCTTTAGTTTTTCAAGCGCACTTTCGGCTTGGCCTATGaaccaataaaaaattttgttataaatcgtaaaatacaattttatcagAGACGTATGATCAGGGTATATGTACACATCGGAAAGCACATTGTGTATGTTCGATAAATGCTACATTCGTTATTGTCGGAGATACGTAAAGCTAGCAACTATAAACGAACAATGACAGTAATAAATAGTcgagtattattaattattcgattaataataaataaaggataatttgatttttttttttttttttttaatattgtaatatagcGAACGCTTTGATCTtgtttgattatataaatgagACCAGGtatgaatcgatcgatcgattaaaagatCGAACATTGGGATTTATACGCGAATAAGATTCATTACTTTTCTATACGTTTAGTTTTCATGCATAGAATTCAATGAGTCGAAGAAAGCTTGTACGCACAAAAACATATTAAGCggtatcattaatattactatcTCCTTTTCAAATTCTATACATTGAAAACAAAGTATTAATAGCCGCGACGCAGACGCACTcgcttctttatatttatatctatctaacaaaaagatttttttttgtattcgtgTAATACAACAAGAgtatgataatttatatgcGAACGAATATGTACGacaaatgtttaattttttaaacacatCAATACAcgtctctgtgtgtgtatatacatacatgcatatgcaAAGGCAATATCTTATTCAATGTCAACATGATGCGATATATAGGCGCCGATCTCGAAAAAaccttaatttattttcatccatTGATTATCATTTAGATATCAACgttttttcgttaataatttagatgttcaatgaattttattcgttgatattataataaatattttttaatcaatttttttctcataggATGCAGTATCGAATTGtgttataaaacaaatagagaaagaaagaaaagagagagagagagagaaatagtatttaaaaaaaaatatagattgaAAAACAAGTTCAAAAACACATTTTTGTTAACACACAAAAATGTTCTGTATAGATAAACGCGAGCATCGATAAGTTAAACATATGACGGGATATTTATTTTCGGCATTCGACGCCTACTTATATAACGAGTCATAACAGCGTGCCACAAACAATTGAAGAAACATCGAATATAAATCGAATGTTTCGACCGTACTTGAACGATATAACAGATACatggtacgtatatatatacgtaagagATTCGTGAGGTAAAAGCAAAAGGTCCACAAGGATCCATTGATTAAGAGCGTTCAATGAAATACCATCGAAGAGGGCACGTACGACAATTAATTTCAGAAATAAATAGCATAAGCACAGACAAAAAACGCCGATCAAAGACTGTCAACAATAAAATCTGTGAATACGATGATAAATAGCGACATATAAGAGTTATGTTAATGTTTGAGAACGATTTCGGTGCGTCGAATGTGCCTACGATCGCGGCCATTTTCTACCTACGTTCATCTACATTCTACTTCAAATAGTGTATATGCGAAGTGTTAAATTACCAACAGAAAAGATAAGGTGCATAAGGCTTTTTTTAGTACCATCGAAAGAGTAGGCAGTGACATGAAACCAATGAAATAGCATTGACAATAAACGCCCGAGTATTTCAATCGGGGTATCCTGGTTCGGGGTACAGAGTCCCACGAGTAGCCAAACGCCATATCTTCCTAAAAGTTGTCTCTCCTCGAGTGTCGTAGGATCGCATTGAACCGATCCACCAGCTCCAGAGAAGCCACTACTTCCAAGACCACCACCGCTACCACCTCCAGAACCACCTCCGCTAATGCCGCTActgccaccgccaccgccaccgccaccgccaccgccactgCTTCCTGGGAATCCTGTGCTGCCCTTATTAGTACTTATTTCTGAGATGTCGCGGTTACTATCCATACTTAGCGGTTCAGCTTCCTTGAGCAGgctgcaaataaaaaagaaacattctgTCAAAGATCTATCGATCGCGATCCTCGGTCACGTCTGGTTGTCGTCGGTTATTTTCTCgcgcaattttctttctttcctttctctttcgttcaatCTTTCCTGTCATCAAATCGATCGACATTCTCtatgtacgtacctacgtccttcaaaatttttacttcctttaattctctcttaaattttttttttttttttttttttttttttttttcatagatattaTACATTCTCAATAACAATATGAGTGATGGTTTTTTCTTAACTCTGAACGACGTTAGGTGAAATATGATCGAACGTCGAAGAAACTTTGCTTCCACGTTCAATATCGTAGCGAGTCCTTCCATAATACAAGTATCGATCACTGTTGATAATAAAgagcattttattttctatagatattCACTCCGAATATATTCTCGTAGCTATGAAAGGACATATCGCGGAATCTTCGGTAAGATAATGTCGATCATTCGTGTCGACGCATGTTTCATCAGAAATATTagtatcgattaataaatattaatgaaaaatatatatcgacttACGTCGACCACAACTTTAACTGACAGCCGTGCCTTCGGATtgcgataaattaattaatagatgTGGAAAGCTAAATAGAATGATTCTAAACAGAGGAATATAGTGGATTTCTGCGGTTTGTAAGGAAACATTGACGCATCATTCGTTAATGTCATCTTTGAGATACCAGCTAGGAGAATTAACATTCATATTATGCGAGTATActtgacaaataaaaataaatgattcaaaaaacattttctgATCGATCATCAAGTGGCGATCGTGCGTGGATAAATCTAACGAGATTTGGAAAGGTATCGTAAGCCATCATGCAGCATACCAGTGTACTTTAaagattatttgatttatatgtttccttttccttttgatAATAGTGCtatctttgttttattgtttatattgcCGAAGAATACCAGGTGCTGTTGTGCGATATCCAGGATGTTTTACAAGACGGCATCTCCGATAAGATATCGCGTGATTTCTAAGGTGCACTTTCCTATGTTCTACTGCGGGCGAACGCTTTTCAATTACATGTTTTGTGGAGAAATgtatagtaaaaaaagaggaaggagagagagaaagagagtgttaTGTTTAAAAGCTGCTGGATGGAACTATATATCTTAAATCAAATTCTGTGTGCGCTATTCTAATTTCCTTTAGTTTTGTTAGACTATTTTGAAGACAATTTTCTGCATGGGCATTGCTTCATTCGCTTCGTATACATCCAAGGAAAACATACAGAGCTTTCTTTGATCACAATTAATGAACTTTGATATTAGAAATTTCGATGGAACTTTCTATTAACCATTGATTTTGTTATCGTAATAGTCCATTAAAGGTGATAACTCAGCATCATGTCTTACCAAGCAGATTGGACCAGCACGAACAAACATGTAAAGCAACAATGAACCTGTGATTGTTCGTTAATATGCGTCATGAAATTTAATCATAGAACTGGTCAACATATAATGGCCTTGTGTCttaatgattttcatttttatttccaaagaTGCGATTGGATAATTCGTTAGAAagtatacttatattttttcatttgcatGATTTCTTATGGTTCATTTCTTGtcaaatttatcattaaaattaacaatttttcaatcgcATCCTACAACATGAGAAACAATCTTGATCCTTTTTGTGTCCGTATTTGCATACGCGTACACGATACACATCGATATGTAGGTA
Coding sequences within it:
- the LOC122631808 gene encoding protein unc-79 homolog isoform X9, whose product is MDSNRDISEISTNKGSTGFPGSSGGGGGGGGGGGSSGISGGGSGGGSGGGLGSSGFSGAGGSVQCDPTTLEERQLLGRYGVWLLVGLCTPNQDTPIEILGRLLSMLFHWFHVTAYSFDGTKKSLMHLIFSVGQAESALEKLKTEYVCGWLSKVMKTHYDVFISCLLPHPADYVRVGGHWETLASRTSHLKDGLNRLFCLVPYEVITTDVWDYVMPHWMEAMVNDVPEHELHELKMILCKILDPDMSPLGFDAKKMYNFVAKRFINTSPKVQEQALNWLQTLTMLEIMIPLCQLFSMFSDGVAVMGKMNTTESEEKPNKAMKNEGDNTIFVENESGKSTPLSDDAIPIPRHMEFNTNAELNLSCCILMLDILLKQMELQDVDKHTGINSSVCKNACHLMKSIVASNWNNCHICDSKNECSYCESRVIWHQLCLQLVTYMAPENPAYPPDTIIDETVEDHGRKGSPESTRKSDSKPDVVINMPVPELHSVGGVLVHMPHFFEQIMTATVETVSEQLDLAAIMPAEKVMSAVARAVTLSDTDVATATVSVAKPHLIGENDQPLNCSPENELDDFWQTSVGKFRFSIDELPEQLQYIHKLLKEIQTIDKADILYYMLQCLNVMCLYGDAFNTAVKDHQGFFIWCQENLLIRNLWELLNAEYSHIAEVTVPLLLHCVTLPCGTDTFCRLIKEEFQNSDWRIRFLAVERVTLIARFMDSTPLRNVLSLQAALAIAFCYLITSMDDSNVYVAQRATLYLGTIHDTSVRSLILCLETQFDLVIEDRPMVLQSLYQLHNCLSDRRILTWEFFLNRFDAVFLEAQINLEKSGDIVYLRDLRNTDLNSEIFMKKLHRAHEALSQSDGSGTSSVKTLSANFGTKWPYKRTMSAPASMIPRQDTKQEKEKIYSRQYSAPILKRKSSRFGLGQLLGPTPPNNSISDGHVHSLNMVDEGGTLPNYTHKIVDFEEADKETIHLLVFLLMQFLSRQDQAYPTDEKPLSKTQGIVLRHLYLLLGYNQTERTFHISPQRLRLSPVFNVFVANLPQLLDQNHVMGWVMTPPVLAILQHCPCPPQGVPPTDHQQPTYSLWYLEPHIRRSWLMSLLVILYKCQYSQQPWCNQLQALIKIVLNTLDAQHHQCKRIPATVVMGGPPSRSRDVSQPSLGVDHELAASAMGEFDSESPPIRTPLISVHQRSPSAIHSQSLAMETHWEESGPPCRYTNKHSSCSINADDTESELAAIPESPKSDSTLHGSSGGSLGELEESTAVVTRSASIHGARTSTTSDIVGKIEVNHSNRLKSGMPATRPTWFLGSEDDTHQANKFGTQKKWSVHEGVKMMVTSTFLGGQHESSKQPSMSKVSITEEKGQLHFNGDNISARPFGLSSAFAVATSISHIQRYEPPAEKTPPSIPKMADSPNSKQLGRQKHVEQPTTIVSPVSPCQAITVTSSDQSSSPAMSSISSQITSTENGQHASWLGSPQLPMTTPTIERLLPIGTTRLTASRTSQRVLRCEDAYGSPESPLSKMDVLTVSSSFEQDSETCMSSDVTSPRSISQLEFPMPERLLPVGPQRDISRLAERVRQALGVTDIDDTNKKNNDVKDETITSLKQDSITSENMSTSLMPTSNEIHSSRSASPRRLIKQVALESPPPAIEGIDFNSRIFEQEKKTKSKDQIRIQRDKPRKVGTVTAPDVAFARHMNSWSGPQIQSNLDYVSQQAYHANFNLKQSLFRIGDDCVYDRCSDCGTIKEEYSDEELGLCIIILGTFIHREPSLAAPLLPEILSVVTKVALHAMYPWQSETNMHLPGGAISVAHQFLRCVLHQLAPNGIFMQMFQTHLNESTRMQFFKSVAQALVDFNELNPIAPLQLLLETLNAKKSLPVERLPIILHNIACYLDCLPLEAGLGPGAATWSGLLTQFDGLFRRLVLMLSSIEDTLPLLRIMISVLKVPGIQQSKGLLDPFSKVLSYAIQNSTLKYSYLIDLCYLCHRGFTRDRDKHFLGRTIVFELIQVIKFKTTIPDSNLLLLLHFVLQDIGGALPNTVAMEQIQSDVPSIYNTNASDSLRSQLFEVLDFLADFHTLSKIKSYNKGLQAGLNEDTLGGMLKCGLAQYVAIEITKGNNRENRAVGRYLSWLYSAPSMIQQGAREYVDCIGHIRLLSWLLLGSLTHSAMFTGNSNTHSHGSPISSAQPIPQEMSCHVADHIQVIFSAFPEQSKASVLHMSSLFHAFILCQLWTMYLEELSKNNPSNSESQNVTMNTLLEFWGKITPCILQLVSCSKILAEMVNLHFLSLLEALLECGSIVLSKLLPLWSPILFSHHAQLPGHLQVRLQNCRDFPPSRMSEHFVSIRRESNAVLLRWLHRLQFKMGQIEMQSSTATQFYSI